A single genomic interval of Armigeres subalbatus isolate Guangzhou_Male chromosome 1, GZ_Asu_2, whole genome shotgun sequence harbors:
- the LOC134208324 gene encoding saccharopine dehydrogenase-like oxidoreductase yields MSVARKLDVIIFGATGFTGKYTVLEGIKLLANMNWGVAGRNKSKLEDTLAEMGRKANTDLSHIPIVTADVEDQQSLVQMARGCKVVVNCCGPYRLFGEPVIQACLEAGTHHVDVSGEPQFLEGMQLKYHEAAKAKGVYLVSACGFDSIPADMGTVFLEQQFDGVVNSVESYVMSRMKGKKELGSIHYGTWASAVHAIANMKEVGQIRKELFKTKMPEVAPKLKERPAIHKSSGDKWSFPFMGADRSCVLRTQRFLYENEGKRPLQMRAYISFGGLVEVIAISFIGAIFWLLVKTTFGQNLLLKYPRLFSLGLVSHEGPSDRAMNNTSFVMHFEGRGWEEKLADSSEKYAYPPNKVIRTKVTGTNPGYGATCVALLLSAKTILKEADKMPGNGGFLTPGAAFGKTNLISELTKNGFTFEVISKAKL; encoded by the exons AT GTCCGTGGCACGCAAGCTAGACGTCATTATATTCGGCGCAACTGGTTTCACGGGCAAATACACCGTTCTCGAGGGCATCAAACTACTGGCCAATATGAATTGGGGTGTTGCCGGCCGAAATAAATCCAAGCTGGAGGATACCCTTGCGGAGATGGGTCGGAAAGCTAACACCGATCTGTCGCACATTCCGATCGTGACGGCCGATGTCGAAGATCAACAATCGCTGGTGCAAATGGCCCGTGGGTGCAAGGTGGTGGTCAACTGTTGCGGACCGTATCGACTGTTTGGGGAGCCTGTTATTCAGGCCTGTTTGGAAGCGGGCACTCATCACGTAGATGTTAGTGGGGAGCCTCAGTTTTTGGAAGGAATGCAACTGAAATATCACGAAGCTGCTAAAGCTAAAGGAGTTTATCTGGTATCAGCGTGCGGTTTTGATAGCATTCCTGCAGATATGGGGACGGTATTCCTGGAGCAACAGTTCGATGGAGTTGTTAACTCTGTGGAAAGTTACGTGATGTCAAGGATGAAGGGCAAAAAAGAGTTGGGAAGCATTCACTATGGCACGTGGGCTTCGGCTGTGCATGCTATCGCAAATATGAAGGAAGTTGGGCAAATTAGGAAAGAattgttcaaaacaaaaatgccGGAAGTGGCACCTAAGCTCAAAGAGAGACCTGCGATTCATAAGTCGAGCGGTGATAAATGGTCTTTTCCGTTCATGGGAGCCGACCGATCTTGCGTTTTGAGAACGCAAcggtttttgtatgaaaatgagGGCAAGAGACCTCTTCAAATGCGCGCATATATTTCTTTCGG AGGACTGGTGGAAGTCATAGCAATTTCATTCATCGGAGCAATCTTCTGGCTATTGGTAAAGACCACTTTCGGTCAGAATCTACTGCTCAAGTATCCTCGACTATTTTCTTTGGGATTGGTTTCTCACGAAGGGCCGTCCGACCGAGCCATGAACAATACGTCATTCGTGATGCACTTCGAAGGACGTGGCTGGGAGGAAAAGCTTGCCGATTCAAGCGAAAAATATGCTTATCCTCCGAACAAAGTTATTCGGACTAAGGTAACAGGAACCAATCCTGGATACGGAGCAACTTGCGTTGCGCTACTTTTATCGGCAAAGACAATTTTGAAAGAAGCAGACAAGATGCCTGGAAA TGGTGGATTCCTTACCCCCGGTGCGGCGTTTGGCAAGACCAATTTGATTTCCGAGCTAACTAAAAATGGTTTCACGTTCGAAgtgatatcgaaagcaaaactTTAA